The genomic window TATTTCTTCATTTAACAGGTCGTACTTTACGCGATTAAAGGAGCGTTATCATGAGTATTTTTCAAAAAGAATTAAAACAACTCGTTCATGATAAGGGAGCGCTTTTATCAACATTGTTGCTACCTTTTGTATCTACTATGATTTTAGGATTTGCATTAACGAATTCGTTTTCCTCAGAGGTGAGTTTTGAGGACGTCTCAATTGCTGTAATCGAGACATCCACACTTGAAGAAGATCTACAGATAGCATCTGAAAGGTTTTCTGTTCATGAAGACGAATTAAAGCCGTTAGCTGTGCCTGACTCTCTTTTTGCTTACATGGATGGTGACATAAGCGTCGATTATTATTCACCTGATAGTAATGTGGTGCATGAAGATTACACTGCTGTCATAGAAATTCCGTCAGAGTATCGACTGATGCTTTGGCATGAGCAGCTTGTAGGAGGTTGGTCAGAACAGGTAGAGTCTTTTCAATTATACGTAAATCAAGAACAAAGGCAGCATGCGATGATGGTTGAAACGATGATGAATTCGTACATGGAGCAAGTGTATGCACATACAGAACTCGCTGAAAATGATGAGGGGATAATTGATTTCGGGAACGTTGTGGTTCAAGGGACATCACCTCTTACATCATTTGAATATTACACATATGGAATGGGTGTTTTGTATGTTTTTTTTACTGCCGGACTTATGGCGAATTTCGCATTTTCCGAGAAAAAAGGAAAAATTTATGGGCGACTAGTCATAGCAAATGTTCAACCTGCAAACTATTTACTGGCGAAATTTGCGACTTCATGCGTAATTGTCTTTCTTCAATTATTGGTTTTGTTTGGTCTATCTATGCTGATTTTTCAAATTACAATCACAAATTGGCTAAGCTTTATGGCTGTTGCTATTGTGCTTTGTTTAGCAGTAGGAAGTGTTGCCTCACTCCTTGTTGCAATCCAGTTTCGAGCAAATACAGAAAAAGTAGCGAACGTTTTTATGCTTCTTGTTGTGTCTATTTTAGGGTTTTTAGGTGGGAGTTTTTTTCCGTCATCTAACTTATCACCATTACTTAATGAAATCGGACAGTTTACACCAAATGGACGGGCGCTTCAAGCGTTCATCCAAGCCGGTCAAGGTGAATCGATTGCACAACTTTCGAACTCACTTCTTTACTTATCCATCTTTTCACTTGTGTTGTTTGTCGTTGCGTGGGTTGTGTTTCCATCTAAAGGAGGCATAGAGTCATGACAGCTATTTTTTATCAATACACGAAAGAAATTATACGTTCTCCATTTACCTTGCTTCTTATGATCGGTATGACTGTGTTTTTTACGCTTATCATGAGTAGCGCAGGATCTTCTCACATACATGTGACGGTTTACTCGGATTCGTTAGGAGAAGATGTACTAAATGAACGAGTGTCTTTATTAAATCGCAATTATGAAGAGTATGTATTTGAAGCGACAAGCAAACAAGAAGCAAATCGGCTTTTAAGTGCACAAGGCGTGGAGGCGGTTGTGGAGTTAAAAGCATCATCCTACGTGATTCATAGTGCTTTTGAAAATGCTCCTCTTATGTACATGGTTCAACCAGTACTTGAGTCTCATTACTTACTACACTATGTGGAACAGGTAGGTACGGCGGAAACGAATGACGATGTATTTGCATTTGAATCACAGGCAATGGAGCAAAAAACAAAGGTAGATGAGCAGCTTCGAAGTTTATTTGGCTTTACGCTTTTCTTTTCCTTTTTCACTATGGGTTTTACAATTTTAACGATTCTTGAATTAAAAGAGGACGGTGTATGGAATCGATTAATTTTAACATCGACTACAAAAACGGAGCTCTATCTGAGCAACTTGCTTGTGGCATTTATGCTTTCCTTTGCGCAAATTACCA from Shouchella hunanensis includes these protein-coding regions:
- a CDS encoding ABC transporter permease, giving the protein MTAIFYQYTKEIIRSPFTLLLMIGMTVFFTLIMSSAGSSHIHVTVYSDSLGEDVLNERVSLLNRNYEEYVFEATSKQEANRLLSAQGVEAVVELKASSYVIHSAFENAPLMYMVQPVLESHYLLHYVEQVGTAETNDDVFAFESQAMEQKTKVDEQLRSLFGFTLFFSFFTMGFTILTILELKEDGVWNRLILTSTTKTELYLSNLLVAFMLSFAQITIVLVLFATVFNVDFYGGFWSLFLVMVPYLFATMAFGIFMSGIVTSSQQLTAVIPLFGTSFAMLGGVFWPLDIVDSEWMLALSYGSPLRYGLEMMAGATYGNWSIDEFLFPSAVLIFMGLAFTGIGIRLMERKSV
- a CDS encoding ABC transporter permease, coding for MSIFQKELKQLVHDKGALLSTLLLPFVSTMILGFALTNSFSSEVSFEDVSIAVIETSTLEEDLQIASERFSVHEDELKPLAVPDSLFAYMDGDISVDYYSPDSNVVHEDYTAVIEIPSEYRLMLWHEQLVGGWSEQVESFQLYVNQEQRQHAMMVETMMNSYMEQVYAHTELAENDEGIIDFGNVVVQGTSPLTSFEYYTYGMGVLYVFFTAGLMANFAFSEKKGKIYGRLVIANVQPANYLLAKFATSCVIVFLQLLVLFGLSMLIFQITITNWLSFMAVAIVLCLAVGSVASLLVAIQFRANTEKVANVFMLLVVSILGFLGGSFFPSSNLSPLLNEIGQFTPNGRALQAFIQAGQGESIAQLSNSLLYLSIFSLVLFVVAWVVFPSKGGIES